A window of Oncorhynchus clarkii lewisi isolate Uvic-CL-2024 unplaced genomic scaffold, UVic_Ocla_1.0 unplaced_contig_5711_pilon_pilon, whole genome shotgun sequence contains these coding sequences:
- the LOC139395908 gene encoding alpha-2A adrenergic receptor-like, whose amino-acid sequence MAGWDNMTNVTNETLTSTTIMSNMTNETILWGPPYSLQISLPLTILVGMLILLTVFGNVLVVIAVFTSRALKAPQNLFLVSLASADILVATLVIPFSLANELMGYWYFGKVWCEIYLALDVLFCTASIAHLCAISLDRYWSITKAIEYNLKRTPRRIKCIIVIVWVIAAVISFPPLISMEKESDKEEGPVCKINEDKWYMISSSIGSFFVPCIIMILVYIRIYQIAKKRTRVPPGDRKLKMAASVSPVTGKKENGAGGVGGDQHACHEKLNGEQGDREGDEHRGEDEKEGEINGVDMEDSSSSDHQVNNPCSIKKKKHTAKTKLSQIKPGVDHPALPKLVVRQSSKGSRWKGRQNREKRFTFVLAVVIGVFVVCWFPFFFTYTLTALCDSCYIPDTLFKFFFWFGYCNSSANPIIYTIFNNDFRRSFKKILCRDNRRMV is encoded by the coding sequence ATGGCGGGGTGGGATAACATGACGAACGTGACCAATGAGACTCTTACAAGCACGACCATCATGAGCAACATGACCAATGAGACCATCCTTTGGGGTCCGCCCTATAGCCTCCAGATCTCGTTGCCCCTAACGATCCTGGTCGGGATGCTCATCCTATTGACAGTCTTCGGCAACGTCTTAGTGGTCATCGCTGTGTTTACTAGCCGGGCCCTGAAGGCCCCTCAGAACCTCTTCCTGGTTTCGTTGGCGTCGGCGGACATTTTGGTTGCGACCCTGGTCATTCCCTTCTCCTTGGCCAACGAACTCATGGGCTACTGGTACTTTGGTAAAGTCTGGTGCGAGATCTACCTTGCACTGGACGTTCTCTTCTGTACGGCATCCATCGCCCATCTGTGTGCCATTAGTCTGGACAGGTACTGGTCAATCACCAAGGCCATCGAGTACAACCTGAAACGGACACCGCGCAGGATCAAGTGCATCATCGTCATCGTGTGGGTCATCGCCGCTGTGATCTCGTTCCCGCCCCTCATcagcatggagaaggagagcgatAAAGAGGAGGGGCCGGTGTGTAAGATCAACGAAGACAAGTGGTACATGATCTCGTCCAGTATCGGCTCGTTCTTCGTGCCCTGCATCATCATGATCCTCGTTTACATCCGGATCTATCAGATCGCTAAGAAACGGACGCGGGTACCACCGGGCGACCGGAAACTCAAAATGGCGGCCTCAGTGTCGCCGGTGACGGGCAAGAAGGAGAACGGAGCTGGGGGAGTCGGAGGTGACCAACACGCTTGTCACGAGAAGCTGAACGGAGagcaaggagacagagagggggatgaacacagaggagaggacgaGAAAGAAGGGGAGATAAACGGCGTGGACATGGAGGACTCCTCATCGTCTGACCACCAGGTCAACAACCCCTGTTCTATCAAGAAGAAGAAACACACGGCTAAAACCAAACTGAGCCAGATCAAACCAGGAGTGGACCACCCGGCGCTGCCTAAACTGGTGGTGAGACAGAGCTCTAAGGGGAGTCGATGGAAGGGGAGACAGAACAGGGAGAAACGTTTCACCTTCGTCTTGGCTGTGGTCATTGGAGTTTTTGTCGTTTGCTGGTTCCCCTTCTTCTTTACCTACACTCTGACGGCGCTCTGTGACTCGTGTTACATACCTGACACACTGTTTAAATTCTTCTTCTGGTTCggctactgtaacagttcagccAATCCCATTATCTATACAATCTTCAACAATGACTTCCGAAGATCTTTTAAAAAGATTCTCTGCAGGGATAACCGAAGAATGGTATGA